The genomic DNA NNNNNNNNNNNNNNNNNNNNNNNNNNNNNNNNNNNNNNNNNNNNNNNNNNNNNNNNNNNNNNNNNNNNNNNNNNNNNNNNNNNNNNNNNNNNNNNNNNNNNNNNNNNNNNNNNNNNNNNNNNNNNNNNNNNNNNNNNNNNNNNNNNNNNNNNNNNNNNNNNNNNNNNNNNNNNNNNNNNNNNNNNNNNNNNNNNNNNNNNNNNNNNNNNNNNNNNNNNNNNNNNNNNNNNNNNNNNNNNNNNNNNNNNNNNNNNNNNNNNNNNNNNNNNNNNNNNNNNNNNNNNNNNNNNNNNNNNNNNNNNNNNNNNNNNNNNNNNNNNNNNNNNNNNNNNNNNNNNNNNNNNNNNNNNNNNNNNNNNNNNNNNNNNNNNNNNNNNNNNNNNNNNNNNNNNNNNNNNNNNNNNNNNNNNNNNNNNNNNNNNNNNNNNNNNNNNNNNNNNNNNNNNNNNNNNNNNNNNNNNNNNNNNNNNNNNNNNNNNNNNNNNNNNNNNNNNNNNNNNNNNNNNNNNNNNNNNNNNNNNNNNNNNNNNNNNNNNNNNNNNNNNNNNNNNNNNNNNNNNNNNNNNNNNNNNNNNNNNNNNNNNNNNNNNNNNNNNNNNNNNNNNNNNNNNNNNNNNNNNNNNNNNNNNNNNNNNNNNNNNNNNTATCATATggattactaaaaaaatatccacTCTAGAAAAGGCTGAataattctaaatttctaattacCCATACatctaaataaattattttttataagagCAAAAACCATCAATAGAATATAGTTTTTGCcgaaagaaaaaattgatagaTAAAAAGAGATATGCTAATCACTATAGCTAGTTACTAGTAATAAGAAATTCGAAagtatgaaaagaaaaacaaaaaagtatttattgttatatttttttacaaaatagtgtCACTACCCAAATGTAGAATGGTCTTCATGTAATGTGTCGACTTGAAAGATTAAGAAGTTCAATCTTTGTAATGTTTTGCTTGTAAAAAACGACACATCAATTCACATTTTAGCCTTTccaatgttcttttttttagttcGCGTCTCAAACGCCATGCCGTTTTCATTACTTCAAAACGGCAGCACATCGCTTTGTCCCCTACCAAAACCCTGAGCGCTTCCTCCGGACAAGCAAAGCcgcaagaagaagcagagcaatGTGGAAGCTAACGCGGCGATTGCAGCCGCATATCAATTCGACCCGATGGTTAATCCGAAATTTAATGAGCGGAGTGTCTGGAGACGCCACTGGTCTCTACGGCTTCGATCATCTTAAAACGGCTAAAGGGTTTCAGCGCTTCGTCGCTGATGCTATTGAAAGGTAtgatttttatcaaattagTATATATGTGTGCTTTGTCAAAATAAGCCATTGATATTGATGGGGATGGTATTGTAAGCTTAGTCATATTcatggtgtgtgtgtgtgtttcattAGAGAGCTCTATTGTAACCGTTTTATACGGCTACTGTACTGTGTTGTgatgttatttgattattgaagaAATGATTCTGGAACCATTGTCTTAGGTCTAGTGAGTTGGTGAGCTACATATCAGGAATGCCTTCGTCTCCAGAAATTATAAAAGCCATGGATGAGATTTCAGACACTGTATGTTCTTGCTGCACTTGTGTTACTTGATTACTAGCTCTTATGGTGCTTGTAGTTACTGCTCTTTTTCTGAATTCGAAATATATTTTGtaggtttgttgtgttgttgacTCTGCTGAACTCTGTCGACAAACCCATCCTGAcaggtctttttttttctctcttgttctgAGGTTTCAATACTTGGTTTATTATGttctttgatatattttttaacttgtTTACTTTGCTTTATTAATATGATAGGCAATTTGTTGAGGAAGCGAATAAAGCAGCAATTGAGATGAATGATTATCTACATGTGAGGTGACCAAGATTTTGCTCAGCTTTGATTTTCTTTCTTCGTTTGACGTGTTTGAATCTTGGAATGTCTAAAACAAAGACATGTTAAGTATGTAGTTACCttttgtcaaagaaaaatatatgaaacttCCTCCATCTTTGAacattttttattcttatttagATATGAATACTCAGCTGTCCAAAAAGACCTGTATATCAATATAATTTTCCTTTCAGCCGTAGAAACTTGAGGCATTTAATGTTAATCAAACTGAGGATATAACCTCTCTAGACTCTCATCCATGCCAGTAGAGTAGACAGAGTTGAGTCTATGTTTATTCTTGGCGATTTCTTAACTTTTTCTGCGTTATTGATGTTCAGCATCTTAACACAAACCATACTTTGTATGCTGCGGTGAAAAAAGCAGAGCAAGATTCTAACTTGCTTACCAAAGAAGCAAGTAGGACTGCACATCACCTCCGAATGGACTTTGAACGGGGTGGCATTCATCTAGACTCTGGTTTGTTATCTATTGCGGATACTTCTTTACCCTTTAGGCCTTTATGATGTTGTTGGTGTACCTGATGTTGAAGGCCTCTTTTATTCTTTGCAGAAAAGCTAGATAAAGTGAATAGCTTAACAACCAACATTTTTCAGTTATGCAGGGAGTGAGTACCCATGAATacagaagtttttttttctattgaaaatCTGATATTATAATGGTGCTTTGTGCTGTTAGTGCTAACTTCCGTTTGATCTATATTCAGGTTCAGCGAAAACATTGCTGATGATCCAGGACATGTTGATATATTTCCAGCATCACGCATCCCTCGACATGTGCATCATCTTCTCAACCCTATCTATCGATCCACTGAAAGGGGTTCAAGAGGGGCTACAAGAGCAATGCATAAGTCGAAACAGAAGGGATTTCGAATAAATACTGATCAACGAACCCTTTCTTCCATTTTGCAATGGACATCAGACGAAGAGGTGCCTACTTTACGTATTTGTTCTGTCTCCTTTTTCTGCATCCTTTTAGGGATAGATGTGAAGATTAAACAGTTTCTCATTGGTCACAAGCGTTTTACAATCAATACCTCAGACTGTATTAGAGACAGGGAAATATGCTTTGAAGTTGCATTATACACCCACATCCATTTTTCTGTTGACCACTGTAATTCAATACCTCTATTTTCAGGTCagaaaaattgtatatattcaAGGGAACTCTGTTCCTCATGCAAATCACGGAGTTCTTGAGAAGCTTATTGCTGCACGCCATGAGCTTGCCCAGGTTAGTACATATTCGTTGATGAGGCTATGTAGTATATTATATTCCCGGTgttaaaatattacatttctTTATGTAAtagcttcttttctttttgttactcTCAGATAATGGGGTGTAATTCTTACGCTCACTTCATGGTCGAGCCAAACTTGGCAAAGTCGCCAAAGGTTGTGACATCCTTCCTACAAGAACTGAGCAAGACAGTCAAATCAAAGGCAGACGAAGTAAGCTGACCTTTGCACTATATCTGACATTTTTATGATGTCCTTGCTGTGGAAAATTGAGTTTCTAATGACCAGTTTCCCGTCCCTGTAGGAATACATAGCCATTAGAAactttaaaagagagaaatgtgGTAACAAATCTGCAGAATTAGAGCCATGGGATGAGACTTACTATACTTCAATGATGAAATCCTCCGTCAATGATGTGGACACCGCTGTAagttgtttttatgttttaatatctGTCTAATGTGCTGCAGTAGTATCACTTATTGTGGTGCTGCAAAAGCACTTGCCACTTGGGTTTCTGTATCTTCATTTTGGgatcttttggttattttttcttcctcaaGAGAGACTGTTGCGGAGACTTCTCTCATCATGCTCTCTTTGAATATTCTTGTACAGGTTGTAGCATCATATTTTCCTCTGCCTCAATGTATTGAAGGCCTAAAGCTGCTTGTTGAATCATTATTTGGTGCAACATTCCATACCATTCCTCTGGCCCCAGGTGAATCCTGGCACCCAGATGTGCTGAaattgtctcttcatcactcGGACGAGGTATGCTATTTACAAAACTAAGATAATCCTTGCATAAGTCTTGTAGATGCAAAAACAATAACAGTTTACTCTAGGTTTTTCATACCACACCATCTTTGGTCCCTCATGCTCACAAATCATGCTACTGTTTCTTGCAGGGTGATCTCGGGTATTTTTACCTTGACTTGTACTCCAGAAAAGACAAGTACCCAGGGTGTGCTAGCTTTGCAATCAGAGGAGGACGCAAGATTTCTGAGACAGAATACCAACTTCCTGTATGCTTCATCAAACTTCGTTTTTTCCCATCATTTCTTTAAATGTATAGCCAAAATTTGACTCCTGGAGAAAGTGATACCATTTTCTTACACTGTCTGTTGGTATAATCCACTTGCAGATTTTGGCTCTTGTTTGCAATTTTTCACGAGCTCGTGACTCATCTGTCGTGAAGCTTAATCACTCCGAAGTTGAAGTTTTGTTCCACGAATTCGGCCATGCTCTTCACTCTCTGCTCTCACGAACGGTGTTGTACAAATTTATCAATACAAGCTACGTATGGTCCCTCCTCAAAATTTCGCTCTTTTTTTGCTGATTGGTATGTTTTCTGGATTTTGCAGGATTATCAACATTTTTCTGGTACCCGGGTGGCTCTTGACTTGGCAGAAATGCCTTCAAATCTATTTGAGTGAGTATAAGTCCCAGAGATTATAACTCTTTTTTCAATACTGTTTCAATTTTGAGTTAGTGGTAATGGTACATAATGAATGTGTTCATGCGTCCCTCAGGTACTATGCATGGGACTATCGTCTCCTGAAGAGATTTGCCCGGCATTACTCTACCGGTGAGATAATACCCGAGAAGTTAGTGAACTCATTACAAGGAGCGAGGAACATGTTTGCAGCAACTGAACTGCAACGTCAGGTCTGCCTAATTGAACCACCTCTCAAATAGGCTCAAtgtagaaaaaacaaatgtgggTTAGAGAGATCAACGTCAGTTTctatatggtttttttggtaGGTGTTTTATGCGCTGATTGACCAAATGCTATTCGGGGAACAACCAGAGACAGAAAGAGATGTGAGTCATCTCGTAGCTGAACTGAAACGGCAACACACGAGCTGGAACCATGTTGAAGGAACTCATTGGCATATTCGATTCAGTCACCTACTTAACTATGGAGCAGgtagtacatatatatctatctacATAAACGTCTTAAATAGCGATTTCAGATATTTATGTTGAACTCTTGTGTATACATGTGTGCAGGATACTATAGCTACCTATACGCCAAATGCTTTGCGTCAACAATATGGCAATCAATATGTGAAGAGGATCCTCTTTCGTTGAGCACAGGAACATTGCTGAGAGAGAAGTTCTTCAAACATGGAGGAGCCAAAGATCCAGCTGAGCTGCTTACGGATCTAGCAGGCAAAGAGATCATTAGTATTCATGGTGAAGGCATTATTATCCCTGCTACCACAGGCCTTTTAAATGAGCTGAGACTATAAATGAACAAATATACTCTGTAACTTTTCAAATCTTTTTACAAGTTGATAGTGAAACGGCAAGCAGTTTTTGAGCAAACGATATGCCGTTTTGAGTGAAATATAATGATCACTGGATAATTTTATTTctatcgcaaaaaaaaaaaaaaaaaaaaaggcgcTACAAATCTACTCTTCGTGTTCCTTGGCCTCGAGACcttatcatcttcatcgtctCTTCAGtaccagaaaccctaatttcgcaATCAAATgtcaaaatccccaaatcgaaaCGGAGGATCCAGCTCAACCGAAGAATTCTTCAAGCTCTTCCGGCGTAGGGTTCGGTTCTCCGGCTAAGAAACTGAGTGCGGCGGATACATCNNNNNNNNNNNNNNNNNNNNNNNNNNNNNNNNNNaaaaaaaaaaaaaaaacaaaatggcgCTACAAATCTACTCTTCGTGTTCCTTGGCCTCGAGACcttatcatcttcatcgtctCTTCAGtaccagaaaccctaatttcgcaATCAAATgtcaaaatccccaaatcgaaaCGGAGGATCCAGCTCAACCGAAGAATTCTTCAAGCTCTTCCGGCGTAGGGTTCGGTTCTCCGGCTAAGAAACTGAGTGCGGCGGATACATCGGGGAATAAGAAAGGGAAAGGAAAGAGAGTGGTGAATCGGCGTGCTCCGGTGGAGAAACCGGTGTTTATGAGCGAAGAAGGAGCGGCGAAAGCAGAAGAGCAGAGACAGAACGAGAACGCGTTTCTTCTTACTTGGCTTGGGCTTGGTATCGTCATCCTCATCGAAGGACTCACACTAGCCGCTTCAGGTACTTTTGTTTCCTAATAAAACTAAACGCCTGCTGAAGATGATTATACGAATTTGGGCATTTGCATATAACTGTAGGATCTTTAGCCGAGAACAATCATTAGGTTTGTTTATGGGATGTTGTAGCTTACGTTTGTTAAGTCGATGAGCTGAGGTTTAGCTAGAGAGATAACGGATGAGCCAAGTGTGAGCTCATTAcgtttgttaaatcaagaatttatCGTTATTGAGGTAATCTAAGATTTAGCTAGAGAGATAACAAATGATCAAGAATCATAGAAGAGTGATGGTTTGGTCATAGCTCATAACTTGACAGGCTTGCCTCGCTTGTACCGAAAACTTAAGTGTGTATCTGTATACTCACTTTCATGCTTAGACTATATCTCTGATAGTTGAGCTTTGTCATCTTACTTTTATAAGGTGATTCTGTGTGATCTGAGGCCTGATGCTTTTGTTGTGAAAACAAAGCTTGGTTTGTTGCTTTTGTGGGTACAAAATAGAATTCGGGACTGGTTACAGCCAGATTAAAAACAAGTGTTTTTCTTTTCGACTAGTGCATATAATAGTTGAGAATATAATTTACAGAAGATAGGATTGAGGGGGATAGTGATATACAGTTACTGAAGACtcctttgtgtttgttttgggCTATGCAGGCTTCCTCCCTGAAGAGTTGGATAAGTTTTTTGTGAAGTATGTGTATCCAGTGTTCACTCCGTCGGTTGTATTATTTGTTGCTGGGACAACTGCATATGGAGTTCTAAAGTACATACAGAATGAGAAAATGAAGGGTCAAGAGTAATACTACTATACAAATATTCGAGCTAGACCATATGAATAGAGAGAGATTGGTTTCAAAAACTGTGTGTTGCAAGTGGAGTGGATACTCTTTAAGGATGGTTTCACTTTGGTTATGCGATTCAAAAAGAAGAGTTTGTGTATTGATCTGACCTTAGTCGTTGTATATGCAGAGAGTTGgttatgtaaaattaaaatcagtttGATGTTGTTATTCAGGTGCCATTTTCATTTTAATCctcaacaaaattgaaaaatcaagAGTCAAACCATAAATGTTATGTCTAGTTGCCATAAATACCATAGAAAAGCTCACGGGCCGACCTGACCTGACCAGTCATGGTAGGGCGTACCGATTTATTTCTTTGCACATATATATTAGGGGCAGATCCGGTCTATTCAGTACTAAACCTGCTACATTGTCACAGCTTGGGCAGTTTGGTTTCGGTTCCAAGAATATCGAGTTTTGTTACCAATCCCTCTCTACTTATACACCAAGGCTAAAAAGCAAACATGGCTACAAGAGTCTGTTATACAAATGGACCGGAACAAAAGAATACTTGACCAAAATAAACAAGTCCGAGTCTTCTTGTTCCCTCTAAAAGTAAAAAGTTCTTTTAGGGGAGATAACTAATATAAACACAACATAATAATGATGAATCACCAAAATTTGGAGGTGAAAGTCAAGTATTGGGGCCCTAATAGGAGGCGCCGCTAAGTCCCTCGCTCCCACTATCAAGACATCGTGCTATTGATTTGCTCATTTGTTATCATTGTTTTGATGTTTGATTATCATGATGttgattctcttctctttttttctattaaaagtttcttttgttgttttttgtttatttgtaatattaacTAGTACTATATACGTAGCTTCTTTTCAAAGTCTCTCGTCTAAGTTTGCGGACTTGtagt from Camelina sativa cultivar DH55 chromosome 2, Cs, whole genome shotgun sequence includes the following:
- the LOC104726278 gene encoding probable mitochondrial intermediate peptidase, mitochondrial — translated: MWKLTRRLQPHINSTRWLIRNLMSGVSGDATGLYGFDHLKTAKGFQRFVADAIERSSELVSYISGMPSSPEIIKAMDEISDTVCCVVDSAELCRQTHPDRQFVEEANKAAIEMNDYLHHLNTNHTLYAAVKKAEQDSNLLTKEASRTAHHLRMDFERGGIHLDSEKLDKVNSLTTNIFQLCREFSENIADDPGHVDIFPASRIPRHVHHLLNPIYRSTERGSRGATRAMHKSKQKGFRINTDQRTLSSILQWTSDEEVRKIVYIQGNSVPHANHGVLEKLIAARHELAQIMGCNSYAHFMVEPNLAKSPKVVTSFLQELSKTVKSKADEEYIAIRNFKREKCGNKSAELEPWDETYYTSMMKSSVNDVDTAVVASYFPLPQCIEGLKLLVESLFGATFHTIPLAPGESWHPDVLKLSLHHSDEGDLGYFYLDLYSRKDKYPGCASFAIRGGRKISETEYQLPILALVCNFSRARDSSVVKLNHSEVEVLFHEFGHALHSLLSRTDYQHFSGTRVALDLAEMPSNLFEYYAWDYRLLKRFARHYSTGEIIPEKLVNSLQGARNMFAATELQRQVFYALIDQMLFGEQPETERDVSHLVAELKRQHTSWNHVEGTHWHIRFSHLLNYGAGYYSYLYAKCFASTIWQSICEEDPLSLSTGTLLREKFFKHGGAKDPAELLTDLAGKEIISIHGEGIIIPATTGLLNELRL
- the LOC104726270 gene encoding protein LOW PSII ACCUMULATION 2, chloroplastic-like, producing MALQIYSSCSLASRPYHLHRLFSTRNPNFAIKCQNPQIETEDPAQPKNSSSSSGVGFGSPAKKLSAADTSGNKKGKGKRVVNRRAPVEKPVFMSEEGAAKAEEQRQNENAFLLTWLGLGIVILIEGLTLAASGFLPEELDKFFVKYVYPVFTPSVVLFVAGTTAYGVLKYIQNEKMKGQE